Proteins encoded together in one Malaclemys terrapin pileata isolate rMalTer1 chromosome 16, rMalTer1.hap1, whole genome shotgun sequence window:
- the GAL3ST1 gene encoding galactosylceramide sulfotransferase isoform X1 — protein sequence MVTTMLQKKKHWRSMCKGLVLGTVLTSFMLLLYSYVIPPLQVSMMEIPIPYSCSSYPAQARVPGAANSTHSPPGQGCLPKLDIMFMKTHKTASSTILNILFRFGEKHRLKFAFPNGRNDFYYPSYFERSQVQDYQPGMCFNIICNHMRFQYQEVRKLLPADTIFLTVLRDPAYLFESSFHYFGRIIPLTWKLQGEDKLAEFLRDPWHYYDPNGFNAHYLQNLLFFDLGYDNNMNANSPLVDQYIQEIDQHFHLVMLLEYFDESLVLLKDLLCWELEDILYFKLNARKDSTVSKMTGELYEKATYWNLIDAKLYRYFNATFWRKVEAYGWERMARDVAELHQENEKMKSICIDGGHPVDANAIQESSMQPWQPLGQKSILGYNLKKKINKKHRKLCRKMLTPEIQYLTDLGVNLWITKLWSHVREFLKW from the exons ATG GTGACCACAATGCTGCAGAAGAAGAAGCACTGGAGGTCCATGTGCAAGGGGCTTGTTCTGGGAACTGTCCTGACCAGCTTTATGCTACTGCTGTACTCCTACGTGATTCCACCCCTGCAAGTCAGCATGATGGA gATTCCTATCCCTTACTCCTGCTCCTCCTATCCTGCCCAGGCCAGGGTGCCAGGTGCAGCAAACAGCACCCACAGTCCCCCGGGGCAAGGATGTCTTCCCAAGCTGGACATCATGTTCATGAAGACACACAAGACAGCCAGCAGCACCATTCTAAACATCCTCTTCCGCTTCGGCGAGAAGCACCGCCTCAAGTTTGCCTTCCCCAATGGCCGCAATGACTTCTATTACCCCTCCTACTTTGAACGCAGCCAGGTCCAGGACTACCAGCCCGGCATGTGCTTCAATATCATTTGCAACCACATGCGCTTCCAGTACCAGGAGGTGCGCAAGCTACTGCCAGCTGATACCATCTTTCTGACAGTGTTGCGGGACCCCGCCTACCTCTTCGAGTCCTCCTTCCACTACTTTGGACGCATCATCCCCCTCACCTGGAAGCTGCAAGGCGAGGACAAGCTGGCAGAATTCCTCCGTGATCCATGGCACTACTATGACCCTAACGGGTTCAACGCTCACTACCTCCAGAACCTGCTCTTCTTTGACCTGGGCTATGACAACAACATGAATGCCAACAGCCCCTTGGTGGACCAGTACATCCAGGAGATCGACCAACATTTCCATCTGGTCATGCTGTTGGAGTACTTTGATGAGTCCCTAGTGCTCCTGAAGGACCTgctgtgctgggagctggaggacATCCTCTACTTCAAGCTCAACGCCCGCAAGGACTCCACTGTCTCGAAGATGACGGGTGAGCTCTATGAGAAGGCCACCTACTGGAACCTCATTGACGCCAAGCTCTACCGCTACTTCAATGCCACCTTCTGGCGCAAGGTGGAGGCCTATGGGTGGGAGCGAATGGCCAGGGATGTGGCCGAGCTGCACCAGGAGAATGAGAAGATGAAGAGCATCTGCATCGATGGAGGGCACCCTGTGGATGCCAACGCCATCCAGGAGTCCTCCATGCAGCCATGGCAGCCGCTGGGCCAGAAGTCCATCCTGGGTTACAACTTGAAGAAAAAGATCAACAAGAAGCACCGGAAGCTGTGCCGCAAGATGTTGACGCCCGAGATCCAGTACCTGACTGATCTGGGCGTCAACCTCTGGATCACCAAACTCTGGAGCCACGTGCGGGAGTTCTTAAAGTGGTAA
- the GAL3ST1 gene encoding galactosylceramide sulfotransferase isoform X2 gives MLQKKKHWRSMCKGLVLGTVLTSFMLLLYSYVIPPLQVSMMEIPIPYSCSSYPAQARVPGAANSTHSPPGQGCLPKLDIMFMKTHKTASSTILNILFRFGEKHRLKFAFPNGRNDFYYPSYFERSQVQDYQPGMCFNIICNHMRFQYQEVRKLLPADTIFLTVLRDPAYLFESSFHYFGRIIPLTWKLQGEDKLAEFLRDPWHYYDPNGFNAHYLQNLLFFDLGYDNNMNANSPLVDQYIQEIDQHFHLVMLLEYFDESLVLLKDLLCWELEDILYFKLNARKDSTVSKMTGELYEKATYWNLIDAKLYRYFNATFWRKVEAYGWERMARDVAELHQENEKMKSICIDGGHPVDANAIQESSMQPWQPLGQKSILGYNLKKKINKKHRKLCRKMLTPEIQYLTDLGVNLWITKLWSHVREFLKW, from the exons ATGCTGCAGAAGAAGAAGCACTGGAGGTCCATGTGCAAGGGGCTTGTTCTGGGAACTGTCCTGACCAGCTTTATGCTACTGCTGTACTCCTACGTGATTCCACCCCTGCAAGTCAGCATGATGGA gATTCCTATCCCTTACTCCTGCTCCTCCTATCCTGCCCAGGCCAGGGTGCCAGGTGCAGCAAACAGCACCCACAGTCCCCCGGGGCAAGGATGTCTTCCCAAGCTGGACATCATGTTCATGAAGACACACAAGACAGCCAGCAGCACCATTCTAAACATCCTCTTCCGCTTCGGCGAGAAGCACCGCCTCAAGTTTGCCTTCCCCAATGGCCGCAATGACTTCTATTACCCCTCCTACTTTGAACGCAGCCAGGTCCAGGACTACCAGCCCGGCATGTGCTTCAATATCATTTGCAACCACATGCGCTTCCAGTACCAGGAGGTGCGCAAGCTACTGCCAGCTGATACCATCTTTCTGACAGTGTTGCGGGACCCCGCCTACCTCTTCGAGTCCTCCTTCCACTACTTTGGACGCATCATCCCCCTCACCTGGAAGCTGCAAGGCGAGGACAAGCTGGCAGAATTCCTCCGTGATCCATGGCACTACTATGACCCTAACGGGTTCAACGCTCACTACCTCCAGAACCTGCTCTTCTTTGACCTGGGCTATGACAACAACATGAATGCCAACAGCCCCTTGGTGGACCAGTACATCCAGGAGATCGACCAACATTTCCATCTGGTCATGCTGTTGGAGTACTTTGATGAGTCCCTAGTGCTCCTGAAGGACCTgctgtgctgggagctggaggacATCCTCTACTTCAAGCTCAACGCCCGCAAGGACTCCACTGTCTCGAAGATGACGGGTGAGCTCTATGAGAAGGCCACCTACTGGAACCTCATTGACGCCAAGCTCTACCGCTACTTCAATGCCACCTTCTGGCGCAAGGTGGAGGCCTATGGGTGGGAGCGAATGGCCAGGGATGTGGCCGAGCTGCACCAGGAGAATGAGAAGATGAAGAGCATCTGCATCGATGGAGGGCACCCTGTGGATGCCAACGCCATCCAGGAGTCCTCCATGCAGCCATGGCAGCCGCTGGGCCAGAAGTCCATCCTGGGTTACAACTTGAAGAAAAAGATCAACAAGAAGCACCGGAAGCTGTGCCGCAAGATGTTGACGCCCGAGATCCAGTACCTGACTGATCTGGGCGTCAACCTCTGGATCACCAAACTCTGGAGCCACGTGCGGGAGTTCTTAAAGTGGTAA
- the LOC128824494 gene encoding zona pellucida sperm-binding protein 3-like isoform X1, with product MELWKVFLGVLVWSSALAVQRAPINSVLYECNKTSIHLAVKMDPLGNGLLLDPQLVHLGSCLYSIKDLQGFLHFQYHLKDCSFSRLTSGNMIEYFTDLVYRPSPGTGRRYATSFTERINCTDYEAGRLAPTYGSSVTGHLSASGVLKFTVTLMNVDFSAPSDSKVFFLGSQIHIEFSVQSSFHQPLQIFVDECTATPTPEFSKSPRNYSIIANHGCLVDGKVANSQFLPRQTPEAIQLSLEAFEFAGVDSDIYLHCQVLVWDPKVLMDPTRKACSFHRNTNRWELLDSPSLSSGCSCCDSLCQATTSRHKRDLEGSSKEGLVHAVVVGPLKVQKPSAKTGSYAWDSNRSLAAQSVTGGKPSVMPPPVGALLLEVALIAVVSLGFCLYNGHHKRLCSRTRGAADSCSEGLVTAEQQCTSINADVE from the exons ATGGAGCTGTGGAAAGTGTTTCTGGGGGTGCTCGTCTGGAGCtcagctcttgctgttcagagAG CACCCATTAACTCTGTACTCTATGAGTGCAATAAAACCAGCATCCACCTGGCTGTAAAGATGGACCCCTTGGGAAATGGACTCCTGCTGGATCCACAGCTTGTGCACCTGGGCAGCTGCCTCTACTCAATCAAGGATCTACAGGGCTTCCTGCACTTCCAGTACCACCTGAAGGACTGCAGTTTCTCTCGGctg ACATCTGGGAACATGATTGAATACTTCACAGACCTTGTCTACAGGCCTTCCCCTGGCACAGGCAGACGCTACGCCACCTCCTTCACTGAGAGGATCAACTGCACTGACTATGA GGCAGGGCGCTTGGCTCCTACATACGGATCTTCAGTGACTGGCCACCTGTCTGCCTCTGGAGTGCTAAAGTTCACAGTGACCCTAATGAATG TGGACTTCAGTGCCCCATCAGACTCCAAGGTCTTCTTCCTAGGCTCTCAGATCCATATAGAGTTTTCTGTACAGAGTTCCTTCCACCAGCCTCTGCAGATCTTTGTGGATGAGTGCActgccaccccaaccccagaATTTAGCAAATCTCCCAGGAACTATAGCATCATTGCAAACCATGG GTGTCTTGTGGATGGTAAGGTGGCAAACTCCCAGTTCCTGCCCAGACAAACCCCTGAAGCTATCCAGCTCTCCCTAGAGGCCTTTGAATTTGCAGGTGTGGACTCTGAT ATCTATCTCCACTGCCAGGTGCTGGTCTGGGACCCCAAAGTGCTCATGGATCCCACAAGGAAGGCCTGTTCATTTCACAGGAACACCAACAG GTGGGAACTTCTGGACAGTCCCTCTCTGAGCTCTGGCTGTAGCTGCTGTGACTCCCTATGCCAAGCCACAACCTCTCGCCACAAGAGAGACCTGGAAG GCTCTTCAAAGGAGGGACTTGTCCATGCTGTTGTTGTTGGGCCCTTGAAGGTGCAGAAACCATCTGCAAAGACTGGAAGCTATGCGTGGGATTCAAAccgctcccttgcagcccagagTGTCACAG GAGGGAAACCAAGTGTGATGCCACCTCCTGTTGGTGCCCTGCTGCTGGAAGTTGCTCTGATTGCTGTGGTGTCCCTGGGTTTCTGCCTGTACAATGGCCATCACAAAAGGCTCTGCTCCAGAACCAGGGGGGCTGCAGACTCCTGCTCAGAGGGGCTGGTTACTGCAGAACAGCAGTGTACAAGCATTAATGCAGATGTGGAATGA
- the LOC128824494 gene encoding zona pellucida sperm-binding protein 3-like isoform X2 translates to MSSLLTPLAPINSVLYECNKTSIHLAVKMDPLGNGLLLDPQLVHLGSCLYSIKDLQGFLHFQYHLKDCSFSRLTSGNMIEYFTDLVYRPSPGTGRRYATSFTERINCTDYEAGRLAPTYGSSVTGHLSASGVLKFTVTLMNVDFSAPSDSKVFFLGSQIHIEFSVQSSFHQPLQIFVDECTATPTPEFSKSPRNYSIIANHGCLVDGKVANSQFLPRQTPEAIQLSLEAFEFAGVDSDIYLHCQVLVWDPKVLMDPTRKACSFHRNTNRWELLDSPSLSSGCSCCDSLCQATTSRHKRDLEGSSKEGLVHAVVVGPLKVQKPSAKTGSYAWDSNRSLAAQSVTGGKPSVMPPPVGALLLEVALIAVVSLGFCLYNGHHKRLCSRTRGAADSCSEGLVTAEQQCTSINADVE, encoded by the exons ATGTCAAGTCTGCTCACTCCTCTAGCACCCATTAACTCTGTACTCTATGAGTGCAATAAAACCAGCATCCACCTGGCTGTAAAGATGGACCCCTTGGGAAATGGACTCCTGCTGGATCCACAGCTTGTGCACCTGGGCAGCTGCCTCTACTCAATCAAGGATCTACAGGGCTTCCTGCACTTCCAGTACCACCTGAAGGACTGCAGTTTCTCTCGGctg ACATCTGGGAACATGATTGAATACTTCACAGACCTTGTCTACAGGCCTTCCCCTGGCACAGGCAGACGCTACGCCACCTCCTTCACTGAGAGGATCAACTGCACTGACTATGA GGCAGGGCGCTTGGCTCCTACATACGGATCTTCAGTGACTGGCCACCTGTCTGCCTCTGGAGTGCTAAAGTTCACAGTGACCCTAATGAATG TGGACTTCAGTGCCCCATCAGACTCCAAGGTCTTCTTCCTAGGCTCTCAGATCCATATAGAGTTTTCTGTACAGAGTTCCTTCCACCAGCCTCTGCAGATCTTTGTGGATGAGTGCActgccaccccaaccccagaATTTAGCAAATCTCCCAGGAACTATAGCATCATTGCAAACCATGG GTGTCTTGTGGATGGTAAGGTGGCAAACTCCCAGTTCCTGCCCAGACAAACCCCTGAAGCTATCCAGCTCTCCCTAGAGGCCTTTGAATTTGCAGGTGTGGACTCTGAT ATCTATCTCCACTGCCAGGTGCTGGTCTGGGACCCCAAAGTGCTCATGGATCCCACAAGGAAGGCCTGTTCATTTCACAGGAACACCAACAG GTGGGAACTTCTGGACAGTCCCTCTCTGAGCTCTGGCTGTAGCTGCTGTGACTCCCTATGCCAAGCCACAACCTCTCGCCACAAGAGAGACCTGGAAG GCTCTTCAAAGGAGGGACTTGTCCATGCTGTTGTTGTTGGGCCCTTGAAGGTGCAGAAACCATCTGCAAAGACTGGAAGCTATGCGTGGGATTCAAAccgctcccttgcagcccagagTGTCACAG GAGGGAAACCAAGTGTGATGCCACCTCCTGTTGGTGCCCTGCTGCTGGAAGTTGCTCTGATTGCTGTGGTGTCCCTGGGTTTCTGCCTGTACAATGGCCATCACAAAAGGCTCTGCTCCAGAACCAGGGGGGCTGCAGACTCCTGCTCAGAGGGGCTGGTTACTGCAGAACAGCAGTGTACAAGCATTAATGCAGATGTGGAATGA